One region of Armigeres subalbatus isolate Guangzhou_Male chromosome 3, GZ_Asu_2, whole genome shotgun sequence genomic DNA includes:
- the LOC134220480 gene encoding protein obstructor-E-like, whose protein sequence is MKLLVVYTIALVAVIHGIEVDKECAGIRNGSTFRVRDDCSRYYACTNGKFEGFQCPSGLYWDQFSRVCKIPEQVSCSVGPFVPESVAPEAPVAPVAPVAPVAPVAPVAPVAPEVPVWTTAPVIITTAIVPINIDDSEVEHAYKCPKNGVSSVAHKDSCSKYVMCFDGVPVVQDCAPGLHFDATSGQCTYPIYARCGLQDRICPMWNDPYKMIFIADRFDCAKYYYCYNGEPHENSCAQGLHWDPINNWCTPIEKSHCTNFTPYKEVYEPFLTPKTVSCPDTSANWVDHPKSCRHYYLCYKGKAMLKRCDEGLNWDNTSGSCNYESITHCSK, encoded by the exons ATGAAACTTCTCGTGGTATACACGATCGCCCTGGTGGCAGTGATCCACGGCATAGAAGTTGATAAAGAGTGTGCTGGAATCCGTAACGGAAGCACTTTCCGAGTAAGGGACGATTGTTCAAGATACTACGCTTGCACGAATGGAAAATTTGAAGGGTTTCAATGTCCATCGGGACTTTACTGGGACCAATTCTCCCGAGTTTGTAAAATTCCAGAGCAGGTTTCCTGTTCTGTGGGACCTTTTGTACCAGAATCAGTGGCACCAGAAGCCCCTGTAGCTCCTGTTGCTCCTGTCGCTCCTGTCGCTCCAGTTGCTCCCGTAGCTCCAGTAGCCCCAGAAGTACCAGTTTGGACCACTGCACCAGTTATCATCACTACTGCAATCGTACCGATAAACATCGATGACTCCGAAGTCGAACATGCGTACAAATGTCCCAAGAATGGCGTATCAAGCGTTGCTCATAAGGACAGCTGCTCAAAATACGTCATGTGCTTTGACGGTGTGCCGGTTGTTCAGGACTGCGCCCCAGGACTTCATTTCGATGCTACCTCTGGTCAATGCACTTACCCGATCTACGCGAGATGTGGTCTACAAGACAGAATCTGCCCGATGTGGAATGACCCctacaaaatgatttttattgctGACAGATTCGACTGCGCGAA GTATTACTACTGCTACAATGGTGAGCCTCACGAAAACAGCTGTGCACAAGGGCTGCATTGGGATCCCATCAACAATTGGTGTACGCCAATTGAGAAGTCGCATTGCACCAATTTTACTCCATACAAAGAGGTGTACGAACCGTTTCTGACCCCTAAAACGGTTTCCTGTCCGGACACTTCAGCAAACTGGGTAGACCATCCAAAGAGCTGCCGTCACTACTATCTATGCTATAAGGGTAAAGCGATGCTGAAACGCTGTGACGAAGGTCTCAACTGGGACAATACATCTGGATCGTGCAACTACGAATCTATCACACACTGCAGTAAATAG